The genomic DNA AGCAGACGGAACAGAGCCTCCTAACGCCGAGAAAACTCCCGCCAAAGAGCCGGGAAAAGGAGAATCCAAACCTGGCAAAGGAAATGAGCAGGGGCCGACAGAACGGGAAAATAATCCCGAGATGAAGCCCCCACAATCAGAAAATCCACAAACCACGCCGAGCGACCAGAAGCCGAATTCTTCTGACAAAGAAAGTTCATCATCCAAGCCCGATCAGAATTCTCCTTCACAAAAAGGGGATCCGAATTCAAAACCTGATGGCTCAAAGCCAGGAGATCCTTCAGAAAAACCGAATGGAGATAAACCGAAACCGGGAAGTGAAAAATCTCCAAACGATTCCGGTAAAAAACCTGAGTCGAAACCACCCGGCGAAGAATCGATGAAACCCTCGGACAAACCTGCTGATCCAGATGCGAAAACCAAGGAAGAAACCGATCCGAAATCTCCAGATGGGAAGCCGGGGGGAGAGTCTGCCAAGCCGAATTCAGAGGAGAAACCGAAAAATCCTCCGGGCGAGAAGCCTCCGGTGAATCCCGAAGATATGCAAAAACCAGACGGTTCAGACAAACCTGAGGGAGACAAGCCTGAGAATTCTCAGAATCAGAAACCCGGGGACAATAAACAGGGACCATCGGAGAAGTCACCCCAGGATTCAAAATCGCCGCCAGGCAAAGGCAAGGCAGGAGAAGGTGAAGGCGAGGGTAAAGAAGGGCAGTCCGACAAACCGGGGAAGGGCAAGAAAGGAGACAAGCCCGGCAAACCTTCACAGCAATCTGGGCCAGCTGATGGAAGTCAGCCCTCGACACCACAAGAGGGCGGAAAAGCCAACGGCGGCGATATGAAAGGGGAACCAAAGAATTCACCTCAGCCCGGCAATGCAGACGGTTCCCCCGACAACTCCACAGAAAACGAATATACGTTGGAAGATCGTCGCAAAGCAGCCGAGCTTGTACTCGATAAAATTGAAGACGATCTCAAGCGAGGTGAAGTCGATGAAGAATTGCTTGAGGAATTAAACTGGAGTAAGGACAATCTGAAACAGTTCCAGGAACGACTGGCCGATTATCTTCGGAATCAAAACGAAACAGCTGCTGAGCCAGACCTCAAGCAGAAGCAGTTCAATGAAATGCTCCGCAATATGCAATTGCAGGGTGAACGGAAAACACGCGAAGGAGCAGCCGGTGGTCGTGAAGGGCTCGATGAATTCGCCCCGACATTGGCTCCTGCTCCACCCGAATACCGCGAATTGGAAGAAGCTTTTCGTCGGAGCCTGAGCGAATCGAACGGAGCAAAATAATAGTCATTGACAGGATTTGTTCTGCGTAAATTCTTACGTTGTATAAACGATAAAAATCTAACAGGTATTGACGCAGATTCACTGAGTCTAATATGAAAGGACTCCCTCCACGATTTTCCTTTCCACTGGCCATTCGGCGACTATATATCGATGAATTATCGACTCTTAATTTTCACTCTTGTGATGAGCTGCCTCTCTCTGGGATTGAATGCAAATTCCTCTCAAGCCGAGGAACCGATTCGCAGTTTCCATATTCTTTCACCCGTGGAAGCTCTGCCATCCGGACCACCGGTTTCAATTCTTTCCGAGGAATTTGAAGGACAGCTGAGTCATTCCCAGCACGTTGCCAGAGAAGAATGGCTAACCACACAATTGCACGATCAGGGTGGCGGATGGTCGACGAATTCAGTTCCGAAGACAGAGAATACGCCATTGCTTTTTGAGCAATACGAAATGACTGCTGATCAAGAGTCTGAATTGGATTTATCACATTCGGAAATGAATGTACAATCGGTTCAGCAGGCCTCCTATACGGACGATTTTGCAGTGATTGGCGAATCTCTGGATGCAACCGAACATCAGCAAATCCAATCAGATGATAGCTGCATAGCAGACTGTGATACTCCCTGGATTAAATGGAGTTCAACCTCTGTCGCTGCGACATGGTTGCCGGGTTCGGGGGACCGACTCGGACTGTTCGATTTCAACATCGGCGGGAAAATCGCATTTCCGACATTGCGTTTTTTAAGTATCTCGCCTCGTTATGAATCGAGGATTCTTAATGGGCCGCAGAGCACTGATGTTCCTGGCACACTGCATCGTGTGGCAGTCAGTTTCATGGGGATGATGCCCCTTCGAGAAAAAGTGTTTGGTCAATTGATGGTGACGCCCGGCGTCTCTACTGATTTTCACAATACGGGCTCGGACAGTTTGCGCGTCACCGGCCATTTACTTGCTATTTACGCGCCATCTGCTCAACTCCAGTGGATGTTCGGAGTGGTTTACCTGAATCGTGAAGATGTTTCTCTTTTGCCAGCGGTTGGCCTCACCTGGTCGCCCGATGATGAACAGCGACTCGAACTGGTCTTCCCTCGTCCGCGATATATGTACCGCCTTTCCAAAGATGGAGACAATGAACGCTGGGGGTATCTGGGAGCTCAATTTGGTGGCGGTAGCTGGGCGATTGAACGGGCCAACAATACAGATGATGTCGTCACACTGAGCGATTATCGGTTGATGGCAGGTATAGAATATCAACGTCCCAACAATCGGGAGTTCTTCTGGGAAACCGGAGTCGTCTTCTCCAGAAGTGTTGAGTACACCTCGGGAATCGGAGATTACAATCCAGACCCAACAATGCTCATTCGAGCCGGTTCAAAGTTTTAATAAACCACTCGATGCCAGATGTCCGGTGCCATGCTTGCATCGCGAAGCAGGGCAAGCATGAATCGAGGTGGTTTGACAGTCAGGTCTTAAATCTTGTCAGACAGTGCCTGACCTACAGCGTTTTATTCTGTTGAACTAACTCAATCGCTTCACGAATCAGATGTGCCATTTTTGGATGTGAGGGTTCCATTGCGACGGGAATTCCAAATTCCCGTAATCGGTCACTGCAAGTCGGGCCAATCGAAGCAATCGTCGTTTGCTTTAAAGCGTTCAGGAATTCTTCTCTCATCCCGATTCTCCCAGCCGCTTCAAGTACGTTATCGACCTGATTGGCACTCGTGAACATCACCAGATCGAATGGATGATTCACCGCTAAACGAACAGCCTCGTACAGAGGTTCGACATCTTCCGGAAAATCCCACAGGTAAACCGGCACTGGATAAACCTGTGCACCACGTGCTTCCAATCCTGCATAAAACTCCAGATTCGGTCGTCCGTATTCCTGGACCGCGATTTCCTGATTCTGAAGTGGAATCGACTCGCTATCGAGCATCTCAAGAATTTCTCGCCATGTATTCGGTTCGGGGGCTCTGTAATCGATGTGAATTCTGGCATCTTTGAGAACCGGCACAGGCTTGGGACCACGAACGATGATCACTCTGCGATCAAGTTCCTGATGAAATGACTCCCAGGTATCTTGCTTTTGAATCGCTTCAAAGAGAGTGCGTGCTCCGACACCGGTCATAAAGAGTACGATTTCGATTTCTCCCTCGAGGATACGCTTCGCAAAATCGAGAGCATGCGTATTTTCTTCGAGGGGAACTTCACGCATGGAAGGAGCGACAGTCGGTTCGCCACCAAATTTAGCGATTAGAGTGGCCATTTCATGGCAGCGGCGACTTTCAAAACTGCAAACTCGCACAGACATGGGGTTTGTTTCGTTTCATGACAGCGGATTATTCAATTATTCGCTATGATGATAACGGATGGTGGCAGGGGAACAAGAAGTCGAGACTGTAAAAAGAAAAAGGGCCGAAGGCATGGGCGCTCGCCCGAGATTGACCTACGCAGGACACCTCGGCCATACCTTCGACCACTCGTCGCAATGTTTCACAGTTCACATAATTATTAGATGAATGAGGTCTCTCCTACCGAGACTGCAAACATCTTCAGTTCACGCTTCAATGATATGCAAACAGTGTGCCGGAGCAGGAACCTACACTCAAACTTTTTTGTTACAATTGATTTGACTCTTGAATTAAGGGGAAACTCTTTTATTCAGATTTTAAATTCGAAAGAATGATCCCTTTAAGCGTGAGTCAAAGTAATCATCTTTGCCCAGTCTTTAAGCAGGCCGAGTCTGTTTCCTGAACAATCCAGAACTTGAAGTCTATGCTGGCATTGGGTTGACAGATCATCATTTCCGATTCAAATCTTATAAGCGTTCCCGCGATTTTTTATGACCTCTAAATACTGGTAATTGTCTGATATGTTGCAATCCACAATCGTGCTTCCTTCCTGGCATCTTGAGGATGTGACACGTGACACCAATGAAAAAGATGCTGCTGCTGTTTTAAATGCGTATGCTCTTGCTTTTCACCCCGCTGTCATTGCTGCAGCAGGGAGCGTGGCGACTTGGAAAGCGGCTCCATCATTAGAAAATCCGCAGATCGATCAAATTGTGATTGTGCCGGAATCGAGTCGGGCCAAGGTTGAAAGAAGCTGGTTCAAACAAGCCGAGGAAGCGGGAACGATTGTGCTGTTTGCCTCAGCTGATCGCACTTCGACCCTGGAAGGCCTGCTCGAACATCCACGAGTCCTCGAATTGATTCAACAGAAACTGAATCCAGGTGACGAAAATCCTCCGGCCTATCAAATCGGTGAAAGTTTGCTCATTGATGACTTTCTGGCTCTGGGCGTCGTCTATCTGCTGACCTCGTTGCTTTCGCAAGCGATGTATCATTACGACAATGTTCAGGAAACTCGCTTTGATGAATTGCTGATCGAAGCCGCTAAAAGTTCTCTTAAGAAGGAAGAGCCTCGCACAGCAGAGTTTTTCCAGCAGGCTTGTGAACAATTGCTTGAGAGCCGCGAAAAATTCTATTCGGTCGATGCTCATCTGATTGATCTCTGTCTACTCTCAGCTGGCATGACCGCTGAGGACGCGCAGGCACTTTGTGCATCGGAACATACAGTTAATCTGTTATGTACGAGCGAAGTATTGAAGAAAGCGATTGACCAATCGCCAGAAATTGGACAGGCTCTGGTTCAGGGAGTTCATTCGGGGAAGATCAGCATTGTTGGCGGGGAGCAATCGGAAACGCCTTCGCCATTGCTGTCGCTACAAAGTCTCCGCTGGCAGTTTGAACAGGGGATGCAGGAGTATGAAGAGTTATTGGAGACACCCGCTCAGGTTTGGGGACGGATGACCTTCGGTCTCTCCACCCAACTGCCAATGATGCTCAAGAAGTTCGGCATGAAATCGGCTTACCATCTCGTGCTCGATGATGGAGTTTATCCCGATGACGAACAGAGTCACTTCAGCTGGGAAAGTCGAGGCGGTGCGACGGTGCAGGGAATCTCTAGAATTCCGTTGTCGGTTGAGAACGCAAGCACTGTGCTGAAAATTCCTGAGCGGCTGGCCGAGGCGATGAATCACGATCATCTCGCCTGTGCCGTGCTTGCGCGTTGGCCGAAAATTCGAAATCCGTGGTTTTTCGATCTCCTGAGAATCCAGAAATACGCTCCCGTTCTCGGCAAGTTCAACAGCCTGGAACAATTTTTTGAAGAGACCGATAACTCAGGCCATTCGGTGGGACACGAGCAGCGGCATTATCTGTCTCCCAATCTCGATCAACTGACCGGCCGCAATGAAGCCGATCCGATTGGGCGATTCCAGGAATTCTGGAAGTGTCAGAGTCTATTCAGTTTGTGGACCTACTTTTCGACGACAAATCAGATCCTCAGCGGAAAATCAGATGCAACCTCGCTTCAGGAACTCGAATCCAAACTCCTGAAGCAATCGACTAAACTCAATAAGTCGACTCTGGTTGAATTGCAGGCTGAGTTGAGAAGCAAGGTACAGCAGGAGTGTCAAGATTTAGCGAAACTTCTATCCGCGAAACAGGAAGGGAAGCCGGGATTTGTACTGTTTAATCCCCTTTCACACGCACAAAACTCGGTAGTTCGTTTTGCACTGGAACAATCGAACTCAGTTGTGCCCGTTGTCGATGGAGCGGTGAAACATCTGCAGATCGATACGGATGCGGCCTACGCAGTCGTTGAATTCCCAGCTTGTGGATTTGTGGCGGTTCCAGGACAAGCTGCCAGTTCCGCAAAACCGACACGCTCAAAAGTCCCTCTGGCAGGTGAATTCTTTTTGCAGTCTGAATTCTATTACGCACAGATCGATCCTGAAACGGGGGGATTACAGCGACTTCGGGCTCAAGGAGCAACAGAGAATCTATTAAGTGAACGCGTCGTTTATCGTCTCGATGGTGATGGTGGAAATGTCGCTCGCTCCAGCGGACAGTGGAGCCAGGGTGTCGCCGAGCCAACTTATTCCCGCATGGTGGCCGATTCCATTACAACCACAAAAACTGGTCCCGTCGTTGGTGAAATTGTTGTTCAGGGACGATTGATGGACCAGGATCGAGAGTTGGCGACTTTCGTGAAAACGTATCGGTCGTATCGGGGACGTCGAAATCTCGAAATCAAGTTGAGCATCGAGCCGAAGCAGATGCCTTCGCAATTGCCCGACCGTTCTTACTACGCACTCCGATTTGCCTGGTCGGCAGCGGCAGCTGTCGTGAAGGGGAATTTGCAGCAAAGCGAATATATTGCTGGCGAACGACGACTCGAAAGCACAGGGCCGATTGAAATTGAAGATGGTGATCATCGAATCACTCTGCTGCCCCATCACCAGCCATTCCACCAGAGAACAGGCATGCGAATGATGGACAGTCTGCTGATCGTACATGGCGAGTCGGCCAGAGAATTTTCTTACGATATTGCAGTCGATGCCGCCCACTCAGCTGCATTTTCTGATGAACTCTCCCAGCCGATTCAAGTGGTTCCGGTGAATGCAGTCTCCAATTCCAAGTCGGCCTGGCTCTATCATGTGAGTGCACCGAGTGTGCATTTGATGGAGGCTCGTCCTGCGCTGAGTGAAGCCTCATCTGGACCTCAGTACGATTTCGATTTCATCGAAACCGAACGCCGTCATGCGAATGTCCGGTTTGCACTTTTCCGCAAGCCAAGCAAAGCCTGGGAAGTCGATTTTTTCGGAAAGATTCTCAGCGAACTCACCATCGAAAACGATGAAATTCACTTTGAATGCCTGCCCTGCGATTACATCCGCATCCGTGTTATGTTTTAATGATTAAGATGCATTCGGGGGCTTCCACTAACGTGGAGCGCCCCCGCCACCCACGTCAATTATAACTCTGGCCACTGGGCATTTAACACTGGCCACTCAACTTTCAACCCTTAACATTCAACTCTGAAAAATGCCTCCAATCGTCGTCACTATAGATGGTCCAGCCGGGACTGGAAAATCGACCGTTGCTTTACTGGTTGCTGAGCGATTAGGGTTTCAGTTTTTAAACACGGGAGCGATGTATCGGGCGGTCGCCTGGCATTGTCTGCAGCATGCGGTCAACTTGCAGGATGCCATGAGTTCGACAGCTGTGGCTGCGAATCTTTCATTTCATATTGTCGATCATAAGATGCAGGTTGATGGAGTCGATCTTTCGCAAGAATTTCGAGATGACACAATCAGCCAGGCTGCTTCGGTGATTGCTGCTCATTCTGAAATTCGATCGATTCTCGTCGAGCGACAAAGGCAACTGGCTGAGGAAATGTCACTCGTGAGTGAAGGACGCGATCAGGGAACGATTGTCTTTCCGAATGCGACTAAGAAATTCTTTCTGACCGCTCGCCCGGAAGTTCGAGCCCAGCGACGTTATGACGATTTGCGTGGGCATTCCGATGTCAGTTATGAGCAGATTCTAAAAACACAACAGGAACGTGACTTGCGAGATATGACTCGAAGCATTGCTCCGTTGCAGCCCGCGCCCGATGCAGAAGTGGTCGACAGCTCCGATCTGGAACTGGACGAGGTTGTCAACCTGCTGGTTCAGAAGGTGGAACAGGCTCAGCAGGCTGCGAACTGAGTTCACTTCGCCAGTACCACACATTCGCCAGAATCGTGCCTGTGAACATGCAGCCGAAGGTGTAAACTGCCGTTGGTATTGCGGTCGCCTCATCCGGAAAAAATGTCAGCGCGAGCATCGTGCCAACTCCGGCGTTCTGCATGCCGACTTCCAGAATCAAAGCTTTACGGCGTCTCCAATCCAGTTTTAGAACTGTTCCCGAAATTAAGCCAGCCAGATATCCAAGCAGATTAATGATCAGTAATGCGGAGAGTAAAATCATCGTCACATTTTGCAGTCGAGCGGCATTCAAACCAATCGCCACTGCGATAATCCAGAGGATGGAGAGATTCGCCAGAATCCCAGCAACCACAATGAATTTTGTTTCATGAAGTTTGAAGAGTATTTTGAATGCAAATCCGAAAAGGACAGGGAGTGCGACAGTCTGCAGGAGATTTACAAAGACGGCAGCTGGATCTGGACGTTTTTCAACTCCCAGAAACGCCCACAGAAATAGCGGGACGATAAATGGGGAGAGCAGGGTGGAAAGTGTGGTTATACAAATCGAATAGCTGACATTGCCTCGTCCAGTTAATGTCAGAATGTTTGATGCCATTGCCCCCGGCACACAGCCGACGAGGATGATGCCGGCTCGAAAGGCTCCTGTAAAACCGAACAGTTCTGAAATTCCGAATGCGATCAGGGGCATCGCCAGATATTGTGTCGCAGTCCCACAAACTACAGCTTGCCATCTTTGGGCCACCTCCCGCAATTCTTCAGGCGGAATTAGCATACCGACACAAAACATGGCCAGCATGATCGATGGCTGCATCGTATAAATTTTGAAGAAATCGAGAAATTCTGCAGATTCAGTAGTCGCTTGTCCCCAGATCAAGAATGCCCCCGAACTGAGGCAGAGCCAGAGAATTAGATAGCGTTCCAGAATTCTGCGAAAACGGTCCATGGTGTCACTTCGTCAGTTTGATATAATATGATGAAAAATATTTCCTTCGTATCGTAAAGAGTTCATCCCCCTTGGATAAAGCATCAGCCACAACTTCAACATCTGACGCATCTACTGCGACTGCTGAGACGATTGATAAATCGAACAGTCGTGTCAAAAAAATGTTCGGTGAAATCGCTCCAAAGTATGATTCCATGAATCATCTGCTCTCGGGAGGCACCGATCACTACTGGCGCTGGTACACAATTCGTAAAGCCAGGCCCCAGGGAGAAGCTCCCATTCTGGATGTCTGCACCGGAACAGGGGATCT from Rubinisphaera italica includes the following:
- a CDS encoding DUF6268 family outer membrane beta-barrel protein, with protein sequence MNYRLLIFTLVMSCLSLGLNANSSQAEEPIRSFHILSPVEALPSGPPVSILSEEFEGQLSHSQHVAREEWLTTQLHDQGGGWSTNSVPKTENTPLLFEQYEMTADQESELDLSHSEMNVQSVQQASYTDDFAVIGESLDATEHQQIQSDDSCIADCDTPWIKWSSTSVAATWLPGSGDRLGLFDFNIGGKIAFPTLRFLSISPRYESRILNGPQSTDVPGTLHRVAVSFMGMMPLREKVFGQLMVTPGVSTDFHNTGSDSLRVTGHLLAIYAPSAQLQWMFGVVYLNREDVSLLPAVGLTWSPDDEQRLELVFPRPRYMYRLSKDGDNERWGYLGAQFGGGSWAIERANNTDDVVTLSDYRLMAGIEYQRPNNREFFWETGVVFSRSVEYTSGIGDYNPDPTMLIRAGSKF
- a CDS encoding uroporphyrinogen-III synthase; this translates as MSVRVCSFESRRCHEMATLIAKFGGEPTVAPSMREVPLEENTHALDFAKRILEGEIEIVLFMTGVGARTLFEAIQKQDTWESFHQELDRRVIIVRGPKPVPVLKDARIHIDYRAPEPNTWREILEMLDSESIPLQNQEIAVQEYGRPNLEFYAGLEARGAQVYPVPVYLWDFPEDVEPLYEAVRLAVNHPFDLVMFTSANQVDNVLEAAGRIGMREEFLNALKQTTIASIGPTCSDRLREFGIPVAMEPSHPKMAHLIREAIELVQQNKTL
- a CDS encoding glycoside hydrolase family 38 N-terminal domain-containing protein; this encodes MLQSTIVLPSWHLEDVTRDTNEKDAAAVLNAYALAFHPAVIAAAGSVATWKAAPSLENPQIDQIVIVPESSRAKVERSWFKQAEEAGTIVLFASADRTSTLEGLLEHPRVLELIQQKLNPGDENPPAYQIGESLLIDDFLALGVVYLLTSLLSQAMYHYDNVQETRFDELLIEAAKSSLKKEEPRTAEFFQQACEQLLESREKFYSVDAHLIDLCLLSAGMTAEDAQALCASEHTVNLLCTSEVLKKAIDQSPEIGQALVQGVHSGKISIVGGEQSETPSPLLSLQSLRWQFEQGMQEYEELLETPAQVWGRMTFGLSTQLPMMLKKFGMKSAYHLVLDDGVYPDDEQSHFSWESRGGATVQGISRIPLSVENASTVLKIPERLAEAMNHDHLACAVLARWPKIRNPWFFDLLRIQKYAPVLGKFNSLEQFFEETDNSGHSVGHEQRHYLSPNLDQLTGRNEADPIGRFQEFWKCQSLFSLWTYFSTTNQILSGKSDATSLQELESKLLKQSTKLNKSTLVELQAELRSKVQQECQDLAKLLSAKQEGKPGFVLFNPLSHAQNSVVRFALEQSNSVVPVVDGAVKHLQIDTDAAYAVVEFPACGFVAVPGQAASSAKPTRSKVPLAGEFFLQSEFYYAQIDPETGGLQRLRAQGATENLLSERVVYRLDGDGGNVARSSGQWSQGVAEPTYSRMVADSITTTKTGPVVGEIVVQGRLMDQDRELATFVKTYRSYRGRRNLEIKLSIEPKQMPSQLPDRSYYALRFAWSAAAAVVKGNLQQSEYIAGERRLESTGPIEIEDGDHRITLLPHHQPFHQRTGMRMMDSLLIVHGESAREFSYDIAVDAAHSAAFSDELSQPIQVVPVNAVSNSKSAWLYHVSAPSVHLMEARPALSEASSGPQYDFDFIETERRHANVRFALFRKPSKAWEVDFFGKILSELTIENDEIHFECLPCDYIRIRVMF
- the cmk gene encoding (d)CMP kinase is translated as MPPIVVTIDGPAGTGKSTVALLVAERLGFQFLNTGAMYRAVAWHCLQHAVNLQDAMSSTAVAANLSFHIVDHKMQVDGVDLSQEFRDDTISQAASVIAAHSEIRSILVERQRQLAEEMSLVSEGRDQGTIVFPNATKKFFLTARPEVRAQRRYDDLRGHSDVSYEQILKTQQERDLRDMTRSIAPLQPAPDAEVVDSSDLELDEVVNLLVQKVEQAQQAAN
- a CDS encoding bile acid:sodium symporter family protein — translated: MDRFRRILERYLILWLCLSSGAFLIWGQATTESAEFLDFFKIYTMQPSIMLAMFCVGMLIPPEELREVAQRWQAVVCGTATQYLAMPLIAFGISELFGFTGAFRAGIILVGCVPGAMASNILTLTGRGNVSYSICITTLSTLLSPFIVPLFLWAFLGVEKRPDPAAVFVNLLQTVALPVLFGFAFKILFKLHETKFIVVAGILANLSILWIIAVAIGLNAARLQNVTMILLSALLIINLLGYLAGLISGTVLKLDWRRRKALILEVGMQNAGVGTMLALTFFPDEATAIPTAVYTFGCMFTGTILANVWYWRSELSSQPAEPVPPSEPAG